One segment of Anomalospiza imberbis isolate Cuckoo-Finch-1a 21T00152 chromosome 2, ASM3175350v1, whole genome shotgun sequence DNA contains the following:
- the CYSLTR2 gene encoding cysteinyl leukotriene receptor 2, whose protein sequence is METLAQSVNISKVAVDGSFTNSSSNCTTDGFKQVIYPTVYLFIFFPGAVGNSLSIYVFFQTSQRTSVNIYMQNLAISDLMFVSTLPFRASYFLLGSRWIFGDILCRIMTYTLYMNMYCSIYFLTVLSVVRFVAIVHPFKHGQVTNRKYARITCVAIWIFVLAAASPLLNKGIAGYSNPVKCLDLHPSSTHRLLVMNSFVLVMGFILPFCTILFCYVFAIRALLKSRAQQSRRAICHRKALLTIVITLILSLICFLPYHILRTVHLLYSSCSQASLHKALVVTLCLAAMNSCLDPFLYYFAAENFKAKIRSLCCR, encoded by the coding sequence ATGGAGACACTGGCTCAGTCTGTGAACATTTCCAAGGTGGCAGTAGATGGCAGCTTCACTAACAGCTCCTCCAACTGTACAACTGACGGCTTCAAACAAGTAATTTATCCCACTGTGTATCTCTTTATCTTCTTCCCGGGTGCTGTTGGAAACAGCCTCTCCATTTATGTTTTCTTCCAGACTTCTCAAAGGACCTCAGTAAACATTTACATGCAGAACTTGGCTATTTCAGACCTCATGTTTGTGAGCACTTTACCCTTTCGGGCCTCGTATTTCCTCTTGGGATCACGTTGGATATTTGGTGACATCCTCTGCAGGATCATGACTTACACCTTGTACATGAATATGTACTGCAGCATTTATTTCCTCACCGTGCTCAGCGTGGTTCGTTTCGTAGCCATCGTCCACCCATTCAAACACGGACAAGTGACCAACAGGAAGTATGCCAGGATTACCTGTGTGGCCATATGGATCTTCGTGCTCGCAGCTGCCAGCCCTCTGTTAAACAAAGGAATCGCTGGCTACAGCAACCCAGTCAAATGCTTGGACCTCCACCCCTCCAGCACACACAGGCTCCTCGTGATGAACAGCTTTGTCCTTGTCATGGGCTTCATTCTGCCGTTCTGCACAATTTTGTTCTGCTATGTCTTTGCCATCAGAGCGCTGCTCAAGTccagggctcagcagagcaggagggcgATCTGTCACAGGAAGGCACTGCTAACCATCGTCATCACTCTCATCCTCTCCCTCATCTGTTTCCTGCCGTATCACATCCTGCGAACTGTCCACCTGCTgtacagcagctgcagccaggccagcctgcacaaggcactGGTGGTCACTCTCTGCCTCGCCGCCATGAACAGCTGCCTCGACCCCTTCCTCTATTACTTTGCTGCTgaaaatttcaaagcaaaaatcaGAAGTTTGTGCTGCAGATAG